One genomic region from Diceros bicornis minor isolate mBicDic1 unplaced genomic scaffold, mDicBic1.mat.cur scaffold_73_ctg1, whole genome shotgun sequence encodes:
- the PSPN gene encoding persephin — translation MATGSVVLGSLLLLLLQLGLGGDPGARGAPVAEGELLSEPAAKRGTPKPQLGARLRRASASPCQLWSLSLPVAELGLGYTSEETVIFRYCAGSCPRGARTQHGVTLARLRGQGRAHGGPCCQPTRYADVAFLDDRHRWQRLPQLSAAACGCGG, via the exons atggccacAGGAAGCGTCGTGCTCGGCtctctgctgcttctgctgctgcagCTGGGCCTCGGCGGGGACCCTGGTGCTCGGGGGGCTCCAGTGGCGGAGGGAGAGCTCCTGTCTGAGCCAGCGGCAAAGAGAGGGACCCCAAAGCCACAGCTGG GTGCCCGCCTGCGCCGAGCCTCGGCCAGCCCGTGCCAGCTGTGGAGCCTGTCCCTGCccgtggcagagctgggcctgggCTACACGTCGGAGGAGACGGTCATCTTCCGCTACTGTGCTGGCAGCTGTCCCCGCGGCGCCCGCACCCAGCACGGCGTGACGCTGGCCAGGCTCCGGGGCCAGGGCCGAGCCCACGGTGGGCCCTGCTGCCAGCCCACCCGCTATGCCGATGTGGCCTTCCTCGATGACCGCCACCGCTGGCAGCGGCTGCCCCAGCTCTCGGCGGCTGCCTGCGGCTGCGGTGGCTGA
- the ALKBH7 gene encoding alpha-ketoglutarate-dependent dioxygenase alkB homolog 7, mitochondrial: MAGTGRLALRTLSGSGWVRGSGPAVLSRLQDAAVVRPGFLSAAEEETLSRELEPELRRRRYEYDHWDAAIHGFRETEKSRWSEASRAILQRVQAAAFGPGQTLLSPVHVLDLEPQGYIKPHVDSVKFCGATIAGLSLLSPSVMRLVHTQEPGEWLELLLEPGSLYILRGSARYDFSHEILRDEESFFGERRVPRGRRISVICRSLPEGIGPEGLGQPPPAC, translated from the exons ATGGCCGGTACTGGGCGGCTGGCTCTGCGGACGCTGTCTGGGTCGGGCTGGGTGCGGGGCTCGGGCCCGGCCGTGCTGAGCCGCCTGCAGGACGCGGCCGTGGTGCGGCCCGGCTTCCTGAGCGCAGCCGAGGAGGAGACATTGAGCCGGGAGCTGGAGCCCGAGCTGCGCCGCCGCCGCTACGAATACGATCACTGGGACGCG GCCATCCACGGCTTCCGAGAGACAGAGAAGTCGCGCTGGTCGGAGGCAAGCCGGGCCATCCTGCAGCGCGTGCAGGCGGCCGCGTTTGGCCCTGGCCAGACCCTGCTGTCCCCTGTGCACGTGCTGGACCTGGAACCTCAGGGCTACATCAAGCCGCACGTGGACAGCGTCAAG TTCTGTGGAGCCACCATCGCCGGCCTGTCCCTGCTGTCTCCCAGCGTGATGCGGCtggtccacacccaggagccGGGCGAGTGGCTGGAACTCTTGCTGGAGCCAGGCTCCCTGTACATCCTTAG GGGCTCAGCCCGTTACGACTTCTCCCACGAGATCCTTCGGGACGAAGAGTCCTTCTTTGGGGAGCGTCGGGTTCCCCGGGGCCGACGCATCTCTGTGATCTGCCGCTCCCTCCCTGAGGGGATAggaccagaggggctggggcagcCACCCCCAGCCTGCTGA
- the GTF2F1 gene encoding general transcription factor IIF subunit 1 codes for MAALGPGSQNVTEYVVRVPKNTTKKYNIMAFNAADKVNFATWNQARLERDLSNKKIYQEEEMPESGAGSEFNRKLREEARRKKYGIVLKEFRLEDQPWVLRVNGKSGRKFKGIKKGGVTENTSYYIFTQCPDGAFEAFPVHNWYNFTPLARHRTLTAEEAEEEWERRNKVLNHFSIMQQRRLKDQDQDEEDEEKEKRSRKKASELRIHDLEDDLEMSSDDSEASGEEGGRAPKAKKKAPPGKAGRKKKKKKGSDDEAFEDSDDGDFEGQEVDYMSDGSSSSQEELEGKPKVPQQEEGPKGVDEQSESSEESEEEKPPEEEKEEEEEKKAPTPQEKKRRKDSSDESESSEESDIDSEASSALFMAKKKTPPKRERKPSGGSSRGNSRPSTPSTESANTSSTLRAAANKLEQGKRTSDTPTAKRLRLDTGPQSLSGKSTPQPQSGKSTPSSGDVQVTEEAVRRYLTRKPMTTKDLLKKFQTKKTGLSSEQTVNVLAQILKRLNPERKMINDKMHFSLKE; via the exons ATGGCGGCCCTC GGCCCCGGCAGCCAGAATGTCACCGAGTATGTCGTTCGCGTTCCCAA AAACAcaactaaaaaatataatatcatgGCCTTCAATGCAGCCGATAAAGTCAACTTCGCGACTTGGAACCAG GCCCGGCTGGAGCGTGACCTGAGCAACAAGAAGATTTACCAGGAGGAGGAAATGCCCGAGTCGGGCGCGGGCAGCGAGTTCAACCGCAAGCTTCGGGAGGAGGCTCGCAGGAAGAAGTACGGCATCGTCCTCAAGGAGTTCCGGCTGGAGGACCAGCCCTGGGTGCTCCGCGTCAACGGCAAATCAGGCAGGAA GTTCAAGGGCATAAAGAAGGGAGGCGTGACAGAGAACACATCCTACTACATCTTCACCCAGTGTCCCGACGGGGCCTTCGAGGCCTTCCCCGTGCACAACTGGTACAACTTCACGCCGCTGGCCCGGCACCGCACGCTCACCGCCGAGGAGGCCGAGGAGGAGTGGGAGAG GAGGAACAAAGTCCTGAACCACTTCAGCATCATGCAGCAGCGGCGGCTCAAGGACCAGGACCAGGACGAGGAGGACGAGGAGAAGGAGAAGCGCAGCCGTAAGAAGGCCAGCGAGCTGCGCATCCACGACCTGGAGGACGACCTGGAGATGTCATCCGACGACAGCGAGGCCAGCGGCGAGGAGG GCGGCAGAGCCCCCAAGGCCAAGAAGAAGGCACCGCCCGGCAAGGCgggcaggaagaagaaaaagaaaaaggggtcGGATGACGAGGCCTTTGAGGACAGTGATGATGGGGACTTCGAGGGCCAGGAGGTGGACTACATGTCCGACGGCTCCAG CAGCTCCCAGGAGGAGCTGGAGGGCAAGCCCAAGGTCCCCCAGCAGGAGGAGGGCCCCAAGGGCGTCGACGAGCAGAGCGAGAGCAGCGAGGAGAGCGAGGAGGAGAAGCCGcctgaggaggagaaggaggaggaggaggagaagaaggcgCCCACGCCTCAGGAGAAGAAGCGGAGGAAAG ATAGCAGCGACGAGTCGGAGAGCTCGGAGGAGAGTGACATCGACAGTGAGGCCTCCTCGGCCCTCTTCATGGCG AAGAAGAAGACGCCCCCCAAGAGGGAGCGGAAGCCGTCAGGAGGCAGCTCGCGGGGCAACAGCCGGCCCAGCACGCCCAGCACAGAGAGCGCcaacacctcctctaccctgcggGCGGCCGCCAACAAGCTGGAGCAGG GGAAGCGGACGAGTGACACGCCGACGGCCAAGCGGTTGAGGCTGGACACCGGGCCGCAGAGCCTGTCCGGGAAGTCGACCCCCCAGCCCCAGTCCGGGAAGTCGACCCCCAGCAGCGG GGACGTGCAGGTGACCGAGGAGGCTGTGCGCCGCTACCTGACGCGGAAGCCCATGACCACCAAGGACCTGCTGAAGAAGTTCCAGACCAAGAAGACAGGGCTGAGCAGCGAGCAGACCGTCAACGTGCTGGCCCAGATCCTCAAGCGCCTCAACCCCGAGCGCAAGATGATCAACGACAAGATGCACTTCTCCCTCAAGGAGTGa